The following coding sequences are from one Streptomyces dengpaensis window:
- a CDS encoding DUF7681 family protein — MLPEDIEHRFAFHAATTDEKRDAHTSVRQACRRLADHINETCPDGREKSLAITAIEEAMFWGNASLARQQ; from the coding sequence ATGCTGCCCGAAGACATCGAGCACCGGTTCGCATTCCACGCCGCGACCACCGACGAGAAGCGCGACGCCCACACGTCCGTACGCCAGGCGTGCCGCCGCCTCGCCGACCACATCAACGAGACGTGCCCCGACGGCCGCGAGAAGTCCCTCGCGATCACGGCCATCGAAGAGGCCATGTTCTGGGGTAACGCCTCCCTCGCCCGCCAGCAGTAG
- a CDS encoding WhiB family transcriptional regulator, with protein sequence MTTTSLAEATTSGQWAALAACTGHDTNLWFPEDHDQPTDDARAEALSICATCPVRAACLDAALDEEGGIKPASRNGIRGGMTREQRHNAYRSRARAARKAAAQAA encoded by the coding sequence GTGACCACCACCAGCCTGGCCGAAGCCACCACCAGCGGACAGTGGGCCGCCCTCGCCGCCTGCACCGGCCACGACACCAACCTTTGGTTTCCCGAGGACCACGACCAGCCGACCGACGACGCCCGCGCCGAAGCGCTGAGCATCTGCGCCACCTGCCCCGTGCGCGCCGCCTGCCTCGACGCCGCCCTCGACGAAGAAGGCGGAATCAAACCGGCGAGCCGCAACGGCATTCGCGGCGGCATGACCCGCGAGCAGCGCCACAACGCGTACCGGAGCCGCGCCAGAGCCGCCCGGAAAGCCGCCGCCCAGGCCGCATGA
- a CDS encoding recombinase family protein has translation MLLPQQRPPADADDEPWLGYIRVSTWKEEKISPELQEEAIRRWAVQHGKRLLEPLVTDLDVSGRHFKRKITSAIERVEEGEARGVAVWRYSRFGRDRTGNAMWLARLERAGGQLESATEQIDATTAIGRFQRGMILEFGAFESDRAGEQWRETHEHRKYKLGLPAQGRKRAGYIWHRRRIPDPVEPEGFRLQKERYEIDSEYGRVIADLYRKYIDGTGFHALAYRLNSAGWRSTQGKLWSEQTVRRYMDGGFPAGLLRVHDPNHRCGKADGSCHQYVYIQGAHEELIGYELWEAYQKRRREVAATPPRARASLYELTGLVRCAQCRGGTEVKGGGNVTVGYAYQCSTRTRHGSMGCDGCYARRTVVEEKAFQWLKGEAAKDIDAAPETPVEDGQDSAKHETAQALRARTRLHAEVERQRQALANLRAERAADPDSFEPGEYEDAVATIRAKRQQAEAELAAMPAEVEPLPERSAYTELIADTVGLWPAMNEAEKNRLYHKVLRRVALVKHGSGTAGTEFQFHPVWEPDPWAK, from the coding sequence ATGCTGCTGCCACAACAACGCCCACCCGCCGACGCCGACGACGAACCATGGCTCGGCTACATCCGGGTGAGCACCTGGAAAGAGGAGAAGATCAGCCCGGAGCTACAGGAAGAAGCCATTCGGCGATGGGCAGTCCAGCACGGAAAACGCCTACTCGAACCCCTCGTCACCGACCTGGACGTGTCCGGCCGCCACTTCAAGCGGAAGATCACCAGCGCAATCGAGCGCGTCGAGGAGGGCGAGGCTCGCGGCGTCGCCGTCTGGCGATACTCCCGCTTCGGCCGCGACCGCACCGGCAACGCCATGTGGCTCGCCCGCCTCGAACGCGCCGGAGGGCAACTCGAATCCGCTACTGAGCAGATCGACGCCACCACCGCCATCGGCCGGTTTCAGAGGGGGATGATTCTTGAGTTCGGCGCCTTCGAGAGCGACCGCGCCGGGGAGCAGTGGCGCGAGACCCACGAACACCGCAAGTACAAGTTGGGGTTGCCAGCACAGGGCCGTAAACGCGCCGGGTACATCTGGCACCGACGCCGCATCCCCGACCCCGTCGAGCCCGAGGGATTCCGACTCCAGAAGGAGCGGTACGAGATCGACTCCGAATACGGCCGGGTCATCGCCGACCTCTACCGCAAGTACATCGACGGCACCGGATTTCACGCCCTCGCGTACCGGCTCAACAGCGCCGGGTGGCGCAGCACCCAAGGCAAGTTGTGGAGCGAGCAGACCGTACGCCGCTACATGGACGGCGGTTTCCCCGCCGGCCTGCTCCGCGTCCATGACCCCAACCACCGGTGCGGCAAAGCAGATGGCTCATGCCACCAGTACGTGTACATCCAGGGCGCGCACGAGGAACTGATCGGCTACGAGTTGTGGGAGGCGTACCAGAAGCGTCGGCGCGAGGTCGCCGCGACTCCGCCACGCGCCCGCGCCAGTCTCTACGAACTCACCGGCCTCGTACGCTGCGCACAGTGCCGCGGCGGAACTGAGGTGAAAGGGGGCGGCAACGTCACCGTTGGCTACGCCTACCAGTGCTCGACACGCACCCGCCATGGGTCCATGGGATGCGATGGCTGCTATGCGCGCCGCACGGTCGTGGAAGAGAAGGCTTTCCAGTGGCTGAAGGGGGAGGCCGCAAAAGACATTGATGCGGCCCCAGAAACCCCGGTTGAGGACGGCCAGGACAGCGCCAAACACGAGACGGCGCAGGCCCTGCGCGCCCGTACCCGGCTCCATGCCGAGGTCGAGCGGCAGCGCCAGGCGCTCGCGAACCTGCGCGCCGAGCGGGCGGCCGACCCGGACAGTTTCGAGCCTGGCGAATACGAGGACGCCGTGGCGACGATTCGCGCGAAACGGCAACAGGCTGAGGCTGAGCTAGCCGCGATGCCCGCCGAGGTGGAACCGCTCCCCGAACGCTCCGCGTACACCGAGCTCATCGCGGACACCGTGGGGCTGTGGCCGGCCATGAACGAGGCTGAGAAAAACCGGCTGTATCACAAGGTGTTGCGCCGGGTCGCCCTCGTCAAGCACGGGTCCGGCACGGCCGGAACGGAGTTCCAGTTTCATCCCGTGTGGGAACCAGACCCCTGGGCCAAGTAG
- a CDS encoding helix-turn-helix domain-containing protein, whose protein sequence is MSTDNTRAAEVFGAWLTDQLTARGYDLGPRGGGRSRFAHDAGVSPQALGRWLRGVERPTTTALGKIAERLNVPVTPLLAMCGYIEPGELPAGPTTGITRHQALEALGVTDPAHQQAVLTMIRALTGGP, encoded by the coding sequence ATGTCTACCGACAACACCAGAGCCGCCGAAGTCTTCGGCGCATGGCTCACCGACCAACTCACTGCACGGGGATACGACCTCGGACCACGCGGCGGAGGACGCTCACGATTCGCACACGACGCCGGCGTCTCCCCACAAGCCCTCGGCCGATGGCTCCGAGGAGTCGAGCGACCTACCACCACAGCCCTCGGCAAAATCGCTGAGCGGCTGAACGTGCCAGTCACCCCACTACTCGCCATGTGCGGCTACATCGAGCCAGGAGAGCTCCCCGCAGGACCCACCACAGGAATCACCCGACACCAGGCGCTAGAGGCACTCGGAGTCACCGATCCCGCGCACCAACAAGCAGTGCTCACCATGATCCGGGCTCTCACCGGGGGGCCCTGA
- a CDS encoding helix-turn-helix domain-containing protein: MARPITDKDRAAVRRLHGQGMSRNDIARKLSRSPSTVSKIATALGLSFDRAAEVQAATAVRKADLSARRAAFAERLQDIAEREADKLHAPTLYWEWGGKDHKYAEKTADEPIPADRRAIMSTIATAVDRSLKLVPPKDDGAAESRSVIGDLMAGLALDYAARHGGPPPEAAADAE, encoded by the coding sequence ATGGCGCGCCCCATCACCGATAAAGACCGCGCCGCGGTGCGCCGCCTGCACGGCCAGGGCATGAGCCGAAACGACATCGCCCGCAAGCTCAGCCGCTCGCCGTCCACCGTGTCGAAGATCGCGACCGCGCTCGGCCTGTCTTTCGACCGCGCCGCCGAGGTCCAGGCCGCGACCGCCGTACGCAAAGCCGACCTCAGCGCACGCCGCGCCGCATTCGCCGAACGGCTACAGGACATCGCCGAACGCGAGGCCGACAAGCTGCACGCGCCCACCCTGTACTGGGAGTGGGGCGGCAAGGACCACAAGTACGCCGAGAAGACGGCAGACGAGCCGATCCCCGCGGACCGGCGCGCCATCATGTCGACCATCGCGACCGCAGTCGACCGCTCCCTGAAGTTGGTTCCGCCGAAGGACGACGGCGCCGCCGAGTCCCGCAGCGTGATCGGCGACCTTATGGCCGGCCTCGCCCTCGACTACGCCGCGCGCCACGGAGGGCCGCCGCCAGAGGCCGCCGCCGATGCGGAGTAA
- a CDS encoding DJ-1/PfpI family protein yields the protein MTAKILIVTGDAAESLEVLYPYQRLREEGYEVHIAAPTRKQLQFVVHDFEPGFDTYTEKPGYTWPADLAFSEVDPGEYVALVVPGGRAPEYLRNDPELRKILKSFFDTDKPVAQICHGPLLTAAVDALSGRRVTAYPALELDMQAAGATFHDAEAVVDGTLVSSRAWPDHSGWMREFLRVLRAKAPVT from the coding sequence ATGACAGCGAAAATCCTGATCGTCACCGGCGACGCGGCGGAATCACTGGAGGTCCTCTACCCCTACCAGCGCCTGCGCGAGGAAGGTTACGAGGTCCACATCGCGGCCCCCACCCGCAAGCAACTGCAATTCGTGGTCCACGATTTCGAACCCGGCTTCGACACGTACACCGAGAAGCCCGGCTACACCTGGCCCGCGGATCTCGCGTTCTCGGAGGTCGACCCCGGCGAGTACGTCGCCCTGGTCGTCCCCGGCGGCCGCGCCCCCGAGTACCTCCGCAACGACCCCGAACTCCGCAAGATCCTCAAGTCCTTCTTCGACACGGACAAGCCGGTGGCCCAGATCTGTCACGGCCCCCTCCTAACGGCGGCCGTCGACGCCCTGAGCGGCCGCCGCGTCACGGCGTACCCGGCGCTGGAACTCGACATGCAGGCGGCCGGCGCGACCTTCCACGACGCGGAAGCGGTTGTCGACGGCACGCTGGTCTCCTCCCGCGCCTGGCCGGACCACTCCGGCTGGATGCGCGAGTTCCTCAGGGTGCTGCGCGCGAAGGCTCCGGTGACCTGA
- a CDS encoding single-stranded DNA-binding protein — MAGETQIVVVGNLVDDPELKFTPAGAAVAKFRIASTPRTLDKSTNEWKDGDSLFLTVSAWRKLGENVAESLKRGDRAIVRGQLKQRSYEDGQGVKRTVYELDAEDVGPSLQRATATVTKAQRNGQAPQGGYGQQQPTQGGYGQPQDNPWAAQGSSQAPF; from the coding sequence ATGGCAGGCGAGACACAGATCGTCGTCGTCGGAAACCTTGTCGACGACCCCGAACTCAAGTTCACCCCCGCCGGCGCCGCCGTCGCCAAGTTCCGCATCGCCTCGACCCCCCGCACCCTCGACAAGTCCACGAACGAATGGAAGGACGGCGACAGCCTGTTCCTCACCGTCAGCGCCTGGCGGAAGCTCGGCGAGAACGTCGCCGAGAGCCTGAAGCGCGGCGACCGCGCCATCGTCCGCGGACAGCTCAAGCAGCGTTCGTACGAGGACGGCCAGGGCGTGAAGCGGACCGTTTACGAGCTCGACGCCGAAGACGTCGGCCCCAGCCTCCAGCGCGCAACCGCCACCGTCACCAAGGCACAGCGCAACGGCCAGGCACCGCAGGGCGGATACGGGCAGCAGCAGCCCACCCAGGGCGGATACGGCCAGCCACAGGACAATCCGTGGGCAGCCCAGGGCAGCTCCCAGGCGCCTTTCTGA
- a CDS encoding PBSX family phage terminase large subunit: MRSNLALSPKQIDSIMEARAFQNIWEGSVRSGKTIASLLRWLDFVANRPEGGELVMVGRTRDSLARNVFGPLTDPTIFGSVAQDIHYTNGAPTANVLGRTVHALGANDAQAEPKVRGLTCAGAYCDEITTLPRTFYDQLNARCSVEGSKIFGTTNPDNPNHWARKEYLLRPRETRLRSWHFVMDDNPGLSEAYKARTKASYRGLFYKRNVLGLWVMAEGAIYEAYDEATHVVDELPEMRRYWLGMDYGTVNATSVILLGEGVDGRMYACAEWRHDSRKALRQMTDAQYSAAIRAWLAELGITPEWSFVDPSAASFITQAYEDGFPNLAKATNDVVDGIRSVASLLAAGLLRIHRSCTGLLDELPGYVWDEKAAERGDDKPMKVNDHSVDALRYAVHSTAHEWRHLLTAPTEATDE; the protein is encoded by the coding sequence ATGCGGAGTAACCTCGCCCTCTCCCCGAAGCAGATCGATTCGATCATGGAGGCCCGAGCCTTCCAGAACATTTGGGAAGGCTCGGTTCGCTCGGGGAAGACGATTGCGTCCTTGCTCCGGTGGCTGGACTTTGTGGCCAACCGGCCCGAGGGCGGCGAGCTGGTCATGGTCGGCCGCACCCGCGACAGCCTCGCCCGCAACGTGTTCGGCCCGCTCACCGACCCCACGATCTTCGGCAGCGTCGCGCAAGACATCCACTACACCAACGGCGCCCCGACAGCGAACGTCCTCGGCCGCACCGTGCATGCCCTCGGCGCCAACGACGCCCAAGCCGAGCCGAAGGTCCGCGGCCTCACGTGCGCCGGCGCGTACTGCGACGAGATCACCACTCTCCCCCGCACGTTCTACGACCAGCTCAACGCCCGATGCTCGGTCGAGGGATCGAAGATCTTCGGGACGACCAACCCCGACAACCCGAATCACTGGGCCCGCAAGGAGTACCTACTCCGCCCGCGTGAGACCCGGCTCCGTTCCTGGCACTTCGTCATGGACGACAACCCCGGCTTGTCCGAGGCGTACAAGGCCCGCACGAAGGCGTCGTATCGCGGCCTGTTCTACAAGCGCAACGTCCTCGGACTTTGGGTCATGGCCGAGGGCGCCATTTACGAGGCGTACGACGAGGCGACACACGTCGTCGACGAGCTGCCCGAGATGCGCCGCTACTGGCTCGGCATGGACTACGGCACCGTCAACGCGACGTCCGTGATCCTGCTCGGCGAGGGTGTCGACGGCCGCATGTACGCGTGCGCCGAGTGGCGGCACGACTCCCGCAAGGCGCTACGGCAGATGACCGATGCGCAGTACTCCGCGGCGATCCGCGCGTGGCTTGCCGAGCTCGGCATCACGCCCGAGTGGTCATTCGTCGACCCGTCCGCCGCGAGTTTCATCACGCAGGCGTACGAGGACGGATTCCCCAACCTCGCCAAGGCGACCAATGACGTCGTCGACGGCATCCGCAGCGTGGCATCCCTGCTCGCCGCCGGCCTGCTGCGCATCCACCGATCCTGTACCGGCCTGCTCGACGAGCTACCCGGTTACGTGTGGGACGAGAAAGCCGCCGAGCGCGGCGACGACAAGCCCATGAAGGTCAACGACCACAGCGTTGACGCGCTCCGCTACGCCGTCCACTCGACGGCGCACGAGTGGCGCCACCTACTCACCGCGCCGACGGAGGCGACCGACGAATGA
- the bet gene encoding phage recombination protein Bet, whose translation MTVTTLPAARLAPAPAPHGGALAVRVDQTAWTPEQAAVLRQSGIKDQVTAAELAGFLHLCQRTGLDPFSRQIYLIGRWSKKDNRDVYTPQTGIDGYRVIAQRVTTQTGGTYGYEDTVWCDPSGRWRDVWLPEAPPAAAKVTVIRNGERFSAVATFREYVQTFPDGNPKGLWAKMPAGQIAKCAEALALRKAFPHDLAGVYTAEEMAQADNTDSAPVVVEQQPRRSQHAESGPWEQEAPPQQQERRDYRAEAQAAEDADTVRGLWQEAKRAGAPTEYLDQIAAIGRDRAEIDATIVVADDGYRTMDQDDAEQYAEVRAHAEAENALRLAASRANLPTLDADFQRVYGLPIEQAPAQQLDTFRAQIEAAAGGAQ comes from the coding sequence GTGACTGTCACGACCCTTCCCGCCGCCCGCTTGGCGCCCGCGCCCGCCCCGCACGGTGGGGCCCTCGCCGTCCGAGTCGATCAGACCGCATGGACCCCCGAGCAGGCCGCCGTGCTCCGCCAGTCCGGCATCAAGGACCAGGTAACCGCCGCCGAACTGGCCGGCTTCCTGCACCTGTGCCAGCGCACCGGCCTTGACCCGTTCTCCCGACAGATCTACCTGATCGGCCGGTGGAGCAAGAAGGACAACCGCGACGTCTACACGCCTCAGACCGGAATCGACGGGTACCGCGTCATCGCCCAGCGCGTGACCACGCAGACCGGCGGAACGTACGGCTACGAGGACACCGTGTGGTGCGACCCGTCCGGCCGGTGGCGTGACGTGTGGCTGCCCGAGGCGCCCCCGGCCGCCGCGAAGGTAACCGTGATCCGAAACGGGGAGCGGTTCTCCGCCGTCGCGACGTTCCGCGAGTACGTCCAGACCTTCCCCGACGGCAACCCGAAGGGCCTGTGGGCGAAGATGCCCGCCGGTCAGATCGCCAAGTGCGCCGAGGCGCTCGCGCTCCGCAAGGCGTTCCCCCACGACCTCGCCGGGGTGTACACCGCCGAGGAGATGGCTCAGGCCGACAACACCGACTCGGCCCCAGTCGTTGTCGAGCAGCAGCCACGCCGCAGCCAGCACGCCGAGTCGGGCCCGTGGGAGCAGGAGGCCCCGCCGCAGCAGCAGGAGCGCCGCGACTACCGCGCCGAGGCGCAGGCCGCCGAGGACGCCGACACGGTGCGAGGGCTGTGGCAGGAGGCGAAACGGGCGGGCGCGCCGACGGAGTACCTCGACCAGATCGCCGCCATCGGCCGCGACCGGGCCGAGATCGACGCGACGATCGTCGTAGCCGATGACGGTTACCGAACCATGGACCAGGACGACGCCGAGCAGTACGCCGAGGTGCGCGCGCACGCCGAGGCGGAGAACGCCCTCCGACTCGCCGCGTCCCGCGCCAACCTCCCCACGTTGGACGCCGACTTCCAGCGCGTCTACGGCCTCCCCATCGAGCAGGCCCCCGCGCAGCAGCTCGACACGTTCCGTGCCCAGATCGAGGCCGCCGCCGGGGGTGCCCAGTGA
- a CDS encoding HAD family hydrolase: MGTRPLGQVGVLPSLFHDNDAIIGATNAAFAELGLEPITLERYRALYCVPVPKFYERLIGRLPTDDEWQIMDETFHRYYAEHRKACELTEGVPALLAGWGSAGNSQSILSMYGHDELVPLVRGFGIEPHFIRVDGRTGPSGGSKAEHMVRHVGALAGVEPSRVVVIGDAADDALAAGHVGAQAVLYTGGSHGRASLEEAGVPVVDSLAEAVEEAERLAA; encoded by the coding sequence GTGGGAACCAGACCCCTGGGCCAAGTAGGCGTTTTACCTTCACTGTTCCACGACAATGACGCGATCATCGGGGCGACGAACGCGGCGTTCGCCGAGCTGGGGCTGGAGCCGATCACGCTGGAGCGGTACAGGGCGTTGTACTGCGTGCCGGTGCCGAAGTTCTACGAGCGGCTGATCGGGCGGCTGCCGACGGACGACGAGTGGCAGATCATGGACGAGACCTTCCACCGGTACTACGCGGAGCACCGGAAGGCCTGCGAGCTCACCGAGGGCGTGCCCGCGCTGCTCGCCGGGTGGGGGTCCGCCGGGAACAGCCAGTCGATCCTCAGCATGTACGGGCATGACGAACTGGTCCCGCTGGTACGGGGATTCGGGATCGAGCCGCACTTCATACGGGTCGACGGGCGGACCGGGCCCTCCGGTGGCAGCAAGGCCGAGCACATGGTGCGGCACGTGGGCGCGCTCGCGGGCGTCGAGCCGTCCCGCGTGGTGGTGATCGGCGACGCGGCCGACGACGCGCTCGCCGCCGGGCACGTGGGTGCGCAGGCGGTCCTCTACACCGGTGGTTCCCACGGCCGCGCCAGCCTCGAGGAGGCCGGCGTGCCCGTCGTGGACAGCCTGGCGGAGGCGGTCGAGGAGGCCGAGCGACTGGCGGCCTGA
- a CDS encoding phage portal protein — protein sequence MSLPENGAAWPPREWAPIYDAMRVDDAWYSGDRHRLARVYGHNPRPAERRRLWGRRNAEHQQGRRDHRLHVPLPSDIASTSADLLFADMPTITLPEADAATADRLAVLLDEGRVQETLLGAAEQAAALSGVFLRVTWDRTLTDRPLLTVMQPDGAIPEWRFGMLRAVNFWRELSGSTEATVWRHIERHEPGRIVHVLYEGTADSIGRAVPLTEHPDTADLVGSLDAEGDGQSIATGIRDLTATYVPNMLPNRLHRGSPIGRSDYAGVHDLFDALDETWTSWMRDIRLARARLIVPDSYIRGHGPGNGGSFDDDREVWEALKIPPTEGAGITLSQFAIRVDEHQATAEAIVRQAAQTAGYSPQSFGLDGGGQPITATEVDSRDQRSMVTRKKKSGYWRHSLAEMLHVLLQVDAVRFASGVTPDRPRVEFGDGVAESEQATATTLDLLNRAGAVSTATKVRALHPEWEDTAVQAEVAAILAETGAAAPDPVGNFPL from the coding sequence ATGAGCCTGCCCGAGAACGGCGCAGCATGGCCGCCCCGCGAATGGGCGCCGATATACGACGCGATGCGCGTTGACGATGCTTGGTACTCCGGTGACCGTCACCGCCTCGCCCGCGTCTACGGCCACAACCCGCGCCCCGCGGAGCGCCGCCGACTGTGGGGGCGCCGCAACGCCGAGCACCAGCAGGGCCGCCGCGACCACCGGTTGCACGTCCCGCTTCCGAGCGATATCGCCTCGACGTCCGCAGACCTTCTGTTCGCGGACATGCCGACGATCACCCTCCCGGAAGCCGACGCCGCGACGGCCGACCGCCTCGCCGTCCTGCTCGACGAGGGCCGCGTGCAAGAGACCCTGCTCGGCGCCGCGGAGCAGGCCGCCGCCCTCAGCGGTGTGTTCCTGCGCGTCACGTGGGACCGCACCCTGACCGACCGGCCGCTACTCACCGTCATGCAGCCCGACGGGGCGATACCCGAGTGGCGTTTCGGCATGCTGCGCGCCGTCAACTTTTGGCGTGAGCTCAGCGGCTCGACCGAGGCGACCGTGTGGCGGCACATCGAACGCCACGAGCCGGGCCGCATCGTCCACGTCCTGTACGAGGGCACCGCCGACAGCATAGGCCGCGCCGTGCCGCTCACCGAGCACCCGGACACCGCGGACCTGGTCGGCAGCCTCGACGCCGAGGGCGACGGGCAGAGCATCGCCACCGGCATACGCGACCTCACCGCCACGTACGTACCCAACATGCTGCCCAACCGGCTGCACCGCGGCAGCCCGATAGGGCGCAGCGACTACGCCGGCGTACACGACCTGTTCGACGCCCTCGACGAAACGTGGACGTCTTGGATGCGTGACATCCGCCTCGCCCGCGCCCGGCTGATCGTCCCGGACAGCTACATACGCGGCCACGGCCCCGGTAACGGCGGATCGTTCGACGACGACCGCGAGGTGTGGGAGGCACTGAAGATCCCGCCGACCGAGGGCGCCGGTATCACCCTGTCTCAGTTCGCGATCCGTGTCGACGAGCACCAGGCCACGGCCGAGGCGATCGTTCGGCAGGCCGCGCAGACCGCCGGATACTCGCCGCAGTCATTCGGCCTCGACGGGGGCGGGCAGCCCATCACCGCGACCGAGGTCGACAGCCGCGACCAGCGCAGCATGGTCACGCGGAAGAAGAAGTCCGGCTATTGGCGCCACTCACTCGCCGAGATGCTGCATGTTCTGTTGCAGGTTGACGCCGTGCGGTTCGCGAGCGGGGTCACGCCGGACCGGCCGCGCGTCGAGTTCGGCGATGGGGTGGCCGAGAGCGAGCAGGCGACCGCGACCACGCTCGACCTGTTGAACCGCGCCGGTGCTGTGTCGACCGCGACGAAGGTCCGGGCGCTGCACCCGGAGTGGGAAGACACCGCTGTGCAAGCCGAGGTCGCGGCGATTCTCGCGGAGACCGGCGCCGCCGCCCCGGACCCCGTCGGGAACTTCCCGCTGTAG
- a CDS encoding cell surface glycoprotein, translated as MTPAEAAELLTLAAAFDRRTVGEADARAWAAALNSTPLDDDARAAVARHYAETDKWLTPAHVRQQRAKIRADRVTAANVVYDGRAGETGAESIARRRAQLDAVANGRIAPQSITRAIGFSEDRPALPAGATREEREDFAAERLAALGSYVPRSVADALAEYRPHRAERESLAQYGQPDPLDVPCPYEPCRAPASQPCRMGASRRHRATAHPSRLDAATTHHNARQEQHA; from the coding sequence ATGACCCCCGCCGAAGCCGCCGAGCTCCTCACCCTCGCCGCCGCATTCGACCGCCGCACCGTCGGCGAGGCCGACGCCCGCGCATGGGCCGCCGCCCTCAACTCGACACCCCTCGACGACGACGCCCGCGCCGCCGTCGCCCGCCACTACGCCGAAACCGACAAGTGGCTCACCCCCGCACACGTCCGCCAGCAGCGCGCCAAGATCCGAGCCGACCGCGTCACCGCCGCGAACGTCGTCTACGACGGCCGAGCAGGCGAAACCGGCGCCGAGTCCATCGCCCGCCGCCGCGCCCAGCTCGACGCCGTCGCAAACGGCCGTATCGCCCCGCAGAGCATCACCCGCGCCATCGGATTCTCCGAGGACCGGCCCGCCCTCCCCGCCGGCGCCACCCGCGAGGAGCGCGAGGACTTCGCCGCCGAACGCCTCGCCGCCCTCGGCTCATACGTGCCCCGCTCTGTCGCCGACGCCCTCGCCGAGTACCGGCCGCACCGCGCCGAACGCGAATCCCTCGCCCAGTACGGCCAGCCCGACCCGCTCGACGTGCCGTGTCCGTACGAGCCGTGCCGCGCCCCCGCCAGCCAGCCGTGCCGCATGGGCGCCAGCCGCCGACACCGCGCCACCGCCCACCCGTCCCGCCTCGACGCCGCCACCACCCACCACAACGCCCGCCAGGAGCAGCACGCATGA
- a CDS encoding DUF6221 family protein, which yields MSHDIDMVRFLRNRYDEDERTARAAMWDEESGVWTARPPQASYERYTVADYCDDGVVVVTPENADADGVGRHIERHDPARVLREVDAKRRILDDYERYAAERRRELGGWNTDEVSPILTALAVVYADHPDYRPEWGL from the coding sequence ATGAGCCACGACATCGACATGGTGCGGTTCCTCCGCAACCGCTACGACGAAGACGAGCGCACAGCCCGCGCGGCCATGTGGGACGAGGAGTCGGGCGTCTGGACGGCGCGCCCACCCCAGGCCAGTTACGAGCGGTACACGGTCGCGGACTACTGCGATGACGGCGTGGTGGTCGTTACCCCGGAGAACGCCGACGCTGACGGTGTGGGCCGCCACATCGAACGCCATGACCCGGCCCGTGTCCTGCGCGAGGTCGACGCCAAGCGGCGGATCCTCGACGACTACGAGCGCTACGCCGCCGAACGCCGCCGCGAGTTGGGCGGCTGGAACACCGACGAGGTTTCGCCCATCCTGACGGCTCTTGCCGTCGTGTACGCCGACCACCCCGACTATCGGCCGGAGTGGGGGCTGTAG